A stretch of the Janthinobacterium sp. B9-8 genome encodes the following:
- a CDS encoding S41 family peptidase codes for MSSSTKKPKLQKIALLLAGAGLGVALSLSFNAVADKDAGGNPLPVEELRAFSTVFGLIKQSYVEPVEDKKLITEAIKGMVSGLDPHSTYLDADAFKDMQIQTQGEFGGLGIEVSMEDGLVRVVSPIEDTPAYRAGVKPGDFIAKIDETPVQGMSLNDAVTKMRGKIGTSVTLTMLRKGEGKPIIVTLKRAVIKVQSVKSKMAEPGYGYIRIAQFQEHTTENVAQALETLYKENKAPLKGLVLDLRNNPGGLLNGAVGVSASFLPKDALVVYTEGRTPDSKIKLTASKENYLRQNGKDDYFKNTPKDVKNVPLVVLVNGGSASASEIVAGALQDYKRAIVVGTQTFGKASVQTIMPIDNKTALKLTTARYFTPLGRSIQLKGITPDIEVEEAVLNGKEQSAFRIREADLGHRLDNPNDKDAGSKKAASETKAEIKVEIKKPKSNASDTAEENPRELASKNDYQLQQGLNILKVQQILQNKNAAAPVPAK; via the coding sequence ATGTCCTCGAGCACTAAAAAACCAAAGCTCCAAAAGATTGCCTTGCTCTTAGCAGGTGCAGGTCTGGGCGTTGCCCTGAGTCTTTCCTTTAATGCGGTAGCTGATAAAGATGCTGGCGGCAACCCGCTGCCCGTTGAAGAGCTACGTGCCTTTTCTACTGTTTTTGGCCTGATCAAACAAAGCTATGTAGAACCTGTTGAAGATAAAAAACTCATTACCGAAGCCATTAAAGGCATGGTGTCTGGCTTAGATCCGCACTCCACCTATCTGGATGCTGACGCTTTCAAAGACATGCAAATTCAAACTCAAGGTGAATTTGGCGGCCTTGGCATAGAAGTCAGCATGGAAGACGGCTTGGTGCGCGTAGTTTCACCGATCGAAGACACCCCTGCCTATCGGGCAGGCGTAAAACCGGGCGACTTTATTGCCAAAATCGACGAAACACCGGTGCAAGGCATGTCGCTTAACGATGCCGTAACAAAAATGCGCGGCAAGATTGGCACATCCGTCACGCTCACTATGCTGCGTAAAGGCGAAGGCAAGCCGATTATTGTTACGCTGAAACGCGCAGTGATTAAAGTGCAAAGCGTGAAGTCTAAAATGGCTGAGCCTGGCTATGGCTATATCCGTATTGCTCAATTCCAAGAACACACTACCGAGAACGTCGCCCAGGCACTTGAAACGCTTTACAAAGAAAATAAAGCGCCGCTTAAAGGCTTGGTGCTGGATTTACGTAACAACCCTGGCGGTCTGTTAAATGGCGCAGTGGGTGTATCTGCTTCATTCTTGCCCAAAGATGCCTTGGTGGTTTACACCGAAGGCCGTACACCGGATTCCAAAATCAAGCTTACCGCCAGCAAAGAAAACTATCTGCGCCAAAATGGTAAGGATGATTACTTTAAAAACACACCCAAAGATGTGAAAAACGTACCGTTGGTTGTGCTAGTTAATGGTGGCTCTGCTTCAGCCTCTGAAATTGTGGCAGGTGCATTGCAAGACTATAAACGCGCCATCGTTGTGGGTACGCAAACCTTTGGTAAGGCCTCTGTGCAAACCATTATGCCTATCGATAACAAAACAGCACTCAAGCTCACCACCGCGCGTTACTTCACGCCACTGGGCCGCTCAATTCAATTGAAAGGGATTACACCGGATATCGAAGTCGAAGAAGCAGTGCTCAACGGCAAGGAACAAAGCGCCTTCCGTATTCGTGAAGCTGATTTAGGCCATCGTCTGGACAATCCGAATGATAAAGATGCCGGTAGTAAAAAAGCCGCATCCGAAACCAAGGCCGAGATTAAAGTAGAAATCAAAAAGCCGAAATCAAACGCAAGTGATACCGCAGAAGAAAACCCGCGCGAGCTGGCTTCTAAAAATGACTATCAATTGCAGCAAGGTCTGAATATTCTTAAAGTTCAGCAGATTTTGCAGAATAAAAATGCAGCTGCACCCGTGCCTGCGAAGTAA
- a CDS encoding HesA/MoeB/ThiF family protein, with the protein MSFCPNLPSNPEDALDDAALLRYSRHILLDEIGIEGQEKISQAHVLVIGAGGLGSPAALYLASAGVGTLTIVDDDLVDLSNLQRQIIHTTANIGQNKAQSAAQTIHALNPHIKVNAVKTRAMGEELAQLVAAADIVLDCCDNFATRHAVNRACVAHKVPLVSGAAVRFDGQLTTFDARVNNAPCYHCLFGEEGEASDGPCATFGVFAPLVGMIGAAQAAEALKVIIELGSPLLGRLQLLDARNMQWREMRYKQDPACPVCGRNKT; encoded by the coding sequence ATGAGCTTCTGCCCAAATCTCCCTAGCAATCCTGAAGACGCCCTTGATGACGCAGCGCTGCTACGCTACAGCCGTCATATTCTGCTCGATGAAATCGGTATTGAAGGACAAGAGAAAATCAGCCAGGCCCATGTGCTTGTGATCGGCGCAGGCGGCTTAGGATCGCCAGCGGCGCTTTATCTGGCGTCTGCTGGAGTGGGCACGCTAACGATTGTTGATGATGATCTGGTTGATTTATCTAATTTGCAGCGTCAGATCATCCACACAACCGCCAATATTGGTCAGAATAAAGCGCAATCGGCCGCACAAACCATCCATGCACTTAATCCACACATCAAGGTCAACGCAGTCAAAACAAGGGCGATGGGCGAAGAACTCGCTCAACTCGTGGCCGCTGCCGATATTGTGCTGGATTGCTGTGATAATTTTGCGACTCGCCACGCGGTAAACCGTGCTTGTGTAGCGCATAAAGTGCCGCTCGTTTCCGGGGCTGCAGTGCGCTTTGACGGGCAACTCACCACTTTTGATGCCCGTGTGAATAATGCCCCCTGCTATCACTGCCTGTTTGGTGAAGAAGGCGAAGCAAGCGATGGCCCATGTGCAACTTTTGGTGTGTTTGCCCCGCTAGTAGGGATGATTGGTGCAGCACAAGCAGCAGAAGCACTTAAGGTCATCATTGAGCTGGGCAGCCCTTTGCTTGGCAGATTACAGCTATTAGACGCCCGCAATATGCAATGGCGGGAAATGCGTTATAAACAAGATCCGGCCTGCCCAGTATGCGGCCGTAACAAAACTTAA
- the trpS gene encoding tryptophan--tRNA ligase: MENMTSHIILTGDRTTGPLHLGHFVGSLQNRLTFQDKHTQFLMLADAQALTDTDHDVVHRNVLEVALDYLAVGLDPAKNTIFIQSQVPELSELTYYFMNLVTVARLERNPTVKEEIRQKNFQRDIPAGFLTYPVSQAADITAFKATAVPVGADQAPMIEQTNEIVRRFNALAGKDILLETRAIIPQTGRLPGPDGKSKMSKSQGNALHLSASPDEITQFVKSMYTDSKHLKINDPGQVAGNAVFTFLDAFEADISFVDDLKAKYRKGGLADSVIKQHLEVRLQELIAPIRNRRLELAKDPAHVMQILKAGTAHARTVAAGTLAEVKSALELDYFS; this comes from the coding sequence ATCGAGAACATGACTTCGCATATTATTCTGACGGGCGACCGCACCACTGGACCACTGCATTTAGGCCACTTTGTAGGCTCATTGCAAAATCGTCTTACCTTTCAAGATAAACATACGCAATTCTTAATGCTGGCCGACGCTCAGGCGCTCACCGATACCGATCACGATGTAGTGCATCGCAATGTACTGGAAGTCGCGCTTGATTACCTTGCGGTAGGCTTAGACCCCGCTAAAAATACTATTTTCATTCAGTCGCAAGTGCCGGAATTATCCGAGCTGACTTACTACTTTATGAATCTGGTCACCGTAGCCCGTTTAGAGCGCAACCCGACGGTAAAAGAAGAAATCCGCCAAAAGAACTTCCAGCGGGATATTCCCGCTGGATTTCTCACCTACCCGGTAAGCCAGGCCGCTGATATTACCGCCTTTAAAGCCACGGCCGTTCCGGTAGGGGCCGATCAGGCACCAATGATTGAGCAAACCAATGAAATTGTTCGCCGCTTTAATGCACTGGCGGGCAAAGATATTTTGCTGGAAACACGCGCCATTATTCCGCAAACAGGCCGCCTGCCAGGGCCAGACGGAAAATCTAAAATGAGTAAATCTCAGGGCAATGCGTTGCATTTATCAGCTAGCCCGGATGAAATTACTCAGTTTGTAAAAAGCATGTACACCGATTCCAAGCACTTAAAAATTAACGACCCTGGGCAGGTAGCGGGCAATGCTGTATTTACTTTCCTTGATGCATTTGAAGCAGATATCAGCTTTGTAGATGACTTAAAAGCCAAATACCGTAAAGGTGGCTTGGCGGACTCGGTGATTAAGCAGCACTTAGAAGTACGCTTGCAAGAATTGATCGCCCCCATCCGTAACCGCCGTCTGGAGCTTGCCAAAGATCCGGCACATGTGATGCAAATCTTAAAAGCCGGCACAGCTCATGCACGCACCGTCGCCGCAGGCACTTTGGCAGAGGTGAAATCAGCACTGGAGTTGGACTATTTTAGCTAA
- a CDS encoding TatD family hydrolase — protein MWIDTHCHLDAPEFAADRDELVAAARLVGIEQIVVPAVSEATFADALTMRERYGCFPAFGLHPIYTAVHRDEHLLTLQHYLEQHRPVAVGEIGLDFYVPNLDATRQVALFEAQLKLARDFDLPVLLHLRRAQDQVLKYLRKWGVKGGIAHAFNGSVQQAEVFISLGFKLGFGGAMTYAGSQRIRKLASDLPLEALVMETDAPDIPPAWLDRQRNQPAELVKMAEVLAELRGISLEELAAATTANARAVLLL, from the coding sequence ATGTGGATAGACACTCATTGCCATTTAGATGCTCCTGAATTTGCCGCCGACCGAGATGAGCTTGTGGCGGCAGCAAGGCTGGTGGGCATTGAGCAAATTGTGGTTCCGGCAGTGAGCGAGGCGACTTTTGCCGATGCGCTCACGATGCGCGAGCGTTATGGCTGCTTTCCGGCTTTTGGTCTGCACCCGATTTATACAGCAGTGCATCGTGATGAGCATCTGCTGACTTTGCAGCATTATTTAGAGCAGCATCGCCCTGTGGCCGTGGGCGAAATCGGTCTGGATTTTTATGTGCCTAATCTGGACGCCACAAGGCAGGTAGCGCTATTTGAAGCTCAGCTTAAGCTGGCCCGGGATTTTGATTTACCTGTACTGCTGCATTTGCGCCGTGCTCAGGATCAGGTGCTTAAGTATTTACGCAAATGGGGAGTAAAAGGCGGCATCGCCCATGCCTTTAATGGCAGCGTGCAGCAGGCTGAAGTCTTTATCTCTCTGGGGTTTAAGCTGGGTTTTGGCGGGGCAATGACTTATGCAGGCTCGCAACGGATACGCAAATTAGCCAGTGATTTGCCGCTGGAGGCTTTAGTTATGGAAACCGATGCGCCGGATATCCCGCCTGCGTGGCTGGATCGCCAACGTAACCAACCCGCCGAACTCGTTAAAATGGCCGAGGTGCTGGCAGAGTTACGTGGGATCAGTTTAGAAGAATTAGCAGCTGCCACGACTGCCAATGCAAGGGCGGTGCTGCTGCTGTAA
- the murB gene encoding UDP-N-acetylmuramate dehydrogenase — MLPIQFNVDLKNANTLGLPATASHFLSLDDPAQLIELSQNSELKALPWRVLGGGSNLVLPEEINALVIAVALKGRRLLREDDEAWYVAAAGGENWHEFVQWTLAQGWAGLENLSLIPGTVGAAPVQNIGAYGVEVKDCLFELTAYSLADGHARVFSVAECQFAYRNSCFKQVEAGKWLIGEVVFKLAKCVSIKTNYGDIEQELATLGQPRSASAVAQAVIKVRQRKLPDPAVIGNAGSFFKNPIVASELREQVLAAYPELVSYPAGPNHYKLAAGWLIERAGWKGRQLGPVGMYQKQALVLVNHGGATQNDVANLTTAVQADVKEKFGVELEAEPVWW; from the coding sequence ATGCTGCCTATCCAATTTAATGTCGATCTAAAAAACGCCAATACACTTGGTCTACCCGCCACCGCCAGTCACTTTCTTTCACTGGACGACCCTGCCCAATTAATCGAACTGAGTCAAAATAGCGAGTTAAAAGCGCTGCCTTGGCGTGTTTTAGGTGGGGGAAGCAATTTGGTGCTGCCAGAAGAAATCAATGCGCTGGTGATTGCTGTGGCACTAAAGGGGCGGCGTTTGCTGCGTGAAGACGATGAAGCTTGGTATGTGGCCGCCGCAGGTGGTGAAAACTGGCATGAATTTGTGCAGTGGACTCTGGCTCAGGGCTGGGCTGGTTTAGAAAACTTATCACTCATCCCTGGCACCGTCGGTGCTGCACCGGTGCAAAATATTGGCGCTTATGGGGTGGAAGTAAAAGACTGCCTATTTGAGCTGACGGCCTATAGCCTAGCAGATGGCCATGCCCGTGTTTTTAGCGTAGCAGAATGCCAGTTTGCTTACCGGAATAGCTGTTTTAAACAAGTCGAAGCAGGGAAGTGGCTGATTGGCGAAGTGGTGTTTAAATTAGCAAAGTGCGTCAGCATCAAAACTAATTACGGCGATATCGAGCAGGAGCTGGCGACGCTGGGCCAGCCACGATCGGCCAGCGCCGTTGCTCAAGCAGTGATCAAGGTGCGCCAGCGCAAATTGCCCGATCCGGCGGTGATTGGTAACGCGGGTAGTTTTTTTAAAAACCCTATTGTGGCAAGTGAGCTGCGTGAGCAGGTTTTAGCCGCGTATCCAGAGCTGGTTTCTTATCCAGCAGGGCCAAATCATTACAAGCTGGCCGCAGGCTGGCTGATTGAACGAGCCGGCTGGAAAGGCCGCCAACTCGGGCCGGTGGGTATGTACCAGAAACAAGCTTTGGTGCTGGTGAATCATGGTGGCGCTACGCAAAACGACGTGGCAAACCTCACTACCGCTGTACAAGCCGATGTGAAAGAAAAATTTGGCGTAGAGCTGGAGGCAGAACCGGTTTGGTGGTGA
- a CDS encoding glycosyl hydrolase family 18 protein: MSNFSRLAAIPAAFIAMQAFAAPAWDAATTYTGGQVVSHAGKDWKAQWWTKGNVPGAEQWGPWALQTGTTPTPAPTPVPTPVPTPSPVPTPVPTPSPSVCYVTWTATTAYSGGQSVTHKGRNYKAQWWTQGDDPSTNVGAGKPWLDLGACSGPTPAPTPVPTPVPTPVPTPVPTPVPTPVPTPVPTPVPTPVPTPVPTPTPTPTPTPVPTPVPTPSGNMQVGSYFAQWGIYGRNYLVKQVQTSGSAAKMTFLNYAFGNIYAKNGGYECGIVTKAENGGQDGGDGWADYQKGFGGGDSVDGVGDVWGEDGKGGLKGNFNQLKKLKAKNPNLKVFISLGGWTWSKWFSNAAATDALRKQLVSSCIDVYIKGNLPYDGGSNSGGKGTAVGVFDGIDIDWEYPGVQGIGTNTVSDADKQNNTLLLKEFRTQLDALSATTGKKYALTVAIGAGAEKIAMTEPGEYSKHLDWINLMSYDFNGGWDAKGPTDFQSHLYNDPASPRYIDPKTGKPGLAAQYNIDSAVKNLVAAGAPASKIVLGIPFYGRGWTGVPNVNNGLYQSATAAAKGTYEAGIEDYKVLKNAAGSVFVHPITKQSWKYDGSTFWSYDTPEVIQAKLDYVKANGLGGAFSWSLDGDDSAGTLMNAMSKVRQ; encoded by the coding sequence ATGTCGAACTTCAGTCGTTTAGCAGCAATTCCTGCTGCATTTATTGCAATGCAAGCTTTTGCGGCACCTGCTTGGGATGCTGCAACGACCTATACCGGCGGCCAAGTTGTAAGCCATGCCGGTAAGGATTGGAAAGCCCAGTGGTGGACTAAGGGCAATGTACCTGGCGCTGAGCAGTGGGGCCCTTGGGCTTTACAAACCGGCACAACACCAACACCTGCGCCAACACCTGTTCCTACTCCGGTGCCAACGCCTAGCCCTGTTCCAACTCCCGTACCTACCCCATCGCCCTCTGTTTGTTATGTAACATGGACTGCCACAACCGCTTATTCGGGTGGCCAGTCTGTGACGCATAAAGGTCGCAATTACAAAGCGCAGTGGTGGACACAGGGCGACGATCCGTCGACCAATGTGGGTGCAGGTAAGCCTTGGCTTGATTTAGGTGCTTGTTCAGGCCCGACACCGGCACCAACTCCGGTGCCAACGCCAGTTCCTACTCCGGTGCCAACACCTGTACCAACGCCAGTTCCGACTCCGGTACCAACACCTGTACCAACGCCAGTTCCGACTCCGGTGCCAACACCAGTGCCAACACCAACACCAACACCAACACCAACACCAGTGCCTACACCAGTGCCTACACCATCAGGCAATATGCAAGTGGGTTCTTACTTTGCGCAGTGGGGCATTTATGGCCGCAACTATCTGGTGAAGCAAGTTCAGACCAGTGGCTCTGCAGCTAAGATGACTTTTTTGAATTACGCTTTTGGCAATATCTATGCCAAAAACGGTGGTTACGAATGTGGCATCGTCACTAAGGCAGAAAACGGTGGCCAGGATGGTGGTGACGGCTGGGCTGATTACCAAAAAGGCTTCGGCGGTGGCGATTCGGTTGACGGCGTGGGCGATGTTTGGGGCGAAGATGGTAAGGGTGGCCTGAAAGGCAACTTTAACCAGCTTAAAAAACTGAAAGCTAAAAACCCGAATCTGAAAGTATTTATCTCCTTAGGCGGCTGGACTTGGTCTAAGTGGTTCTCTAACGCCGCAGCAACGGATGCACTGCGTAAGCAGCTTGTTTCTAGTTGCATCGACGTTTACATCAAGGGTAATTTGCCATATGACGGTGGCTCTAACTCTGGTGGTAAAGGTACCGCTGTTGGTGTATTCGACGGGATTGATATCGATTGGGAATACCCAGGCGTGCAAGGGATAGGCACTAACACGGTGTCTGATGCTGATAAGCAAAATAACACCCTGCTGCTTAAGGAATTCCGCACTCAGCTGGATGCATTGTCTGCAACAACAGGCAAGAAATATGCTCTGACTGTAGCGATTGGCGCAGGTGCTGAAAAAATCGCAATGACCGAGCCTGGCGAGTACAGCAAGCATCTCGACTGGATCAACTTGATGTCTTACGATTTCAACGGCGGCTGGGATGCCAAGGGCCCGACAGACTTCCAGTCTCACCTTTACAATGATCCTGCCAGCCCGCGTTATATCGATCCTAAAACAGGTAAGCCGGGTTTAGCTGCGCAATACAATATCGATAGCGCAGTGAAAAACTTGGTTGCAGCAGGCGCACCGGCTAGCAAAATTGTCCTAGGTATTCCTTTCTACGGCCGCGGCTGGACAGGCGTTCCTAATGTCAATAACGGCCTGTACCAATCTGCAACTGCAGCAGCTAAGGGTACTTACGAAGCAGGGATTGAAGACTACAAAGTCTTGAAAAATGCTGCGGGTTCGGTGTTTGTCCATCCAATCACTAAGCAATCGTGGAAGTATGATGGCAGCACATTCTGGTCTTATGACACGCCAGAAGTTATCCAGGCCAAGCTTGATTATGTAAAAGCCAATGGCTTGGGCGGCGCATTCAGCTGGTCGCTGGATGGGGATGATAGTGCGGGTACTTTGATGAACGCGATGAGCAAAGTTCGTCAGTAA
- the ppc gene encoding phosphoenolpyruvate carboxylase, protein MPVLETIVDKDLPLKRDLELLAELLAATIREQAGIATAEQIESIRELALSYVQGSNPDAGKTLATSLSDLDPATTVALVRGFGYFSHLSNIAEDLHHNRRRRAHKIAGSAPQRGSIAAAINSLTARGVKATEIIAMLGESLIAPVLTAHPTEVKRKTILDSHRAVAGLLAERDRYAMTPEELLDNKAALERVLLALWQTREIRTFKLTVQDEIENGAAYFRNTFLHELPRLYLDLEDKLAALCEQNVSLPNFIQVGSWIGGDRDGNPFVTGDVLRYAVSRQSGIALDYYYQQCMKLENELSMSTRIVEVDSALQALADSATDEKDRKSEEPYRLAVSAVRARIFATAVKIGTFHHQLHDVANAPEYFNAQELLHDLEVIASSLKTHHAAIVAGGRLRRLQRAVSVFAFHLAPVDMRQHSGTHEKVISELFTHAGLEEYVRLDEASRRKVLLRELSSARPLMSQYVEYSSDVQKELDIYRAASEIQARYGEAVLPNYIISNCDSVSDMLEVAVLMKEVGLVQLVPKLSSKINIIPLFETIPDLRSAGQIMTELFAIPQWRSLLGCRGEVQEVMLGYSDSNKDGGYLTSNWELYKAELTLVDVFKAAGFKMRLFHGRGGTVGRGGGPAHDAILAQPAGSVNGQIRITEQGEVITAKYADREVGRRNLEILIAATLEASFPEEAPPSNDVQERRQLMEKLSLCAYQAYRDLVYATPDFITYFREATPINEIPNLNIGSRPAARKSTNSIGDLRAIPWVFSWSQCRLMLPGWYGFGTAISEYLKESGDEGLALLQQLYHDWPFFNSTISNMDMVLAKSDIAIAARYSELVHDQELAQRIFGRIKAEWQCTIDAVQAISKHGELLGDNPMLARSLENRLPYLDPLNHLQVELLKRLRSGEVSEEVQHAVHLTINGIAAGLRNSG, encoded by the coding sequence ATGCCCGTACTCGAAACGATTGTTGATAAAGATCTGCCCCTTAAACGGGATCTTGAATTACTCGCTGAACTACTCGCTGCGACCATTCGCGAGCAAGCAGGTATTGCCACTGCCGAGCAGATAGAGTCCATTCGTGAGCTCGCTCTGTCCTATGTGCAAGGAAGCAATCCGGATGCGGGTAAAACATTGGCCACGTCATTATCAGACCTGGATCCTGCCACGACCGTTGCCTTGGTCCGTGGTTTTGGTTACTTCTCGCATCTTTCTAATATTGCTGAAGATTTACATCATAATCGCCGACGTCGTGCACACAAAATTGCAGGCTCTGCGCCGCAGCGCGGTAGCATCGCAGCCGCAATTAACAGCCTGACAGCAAGAGGCGTTAAGGCAACTGAAATTATTGCTATGCTAGGTGAAAGCTTAATTGCACCTGTGCTGACCGCTCACCCAACAGAAGTTAAGCGTAAAACTATTCTGGATTCGCACCGCGCGGTGGCTGGGTTATTGGCCGAGCGTGATCGTTACGCCATGACACCAGAAGAGCTGCTTGATAATAAAGCCGCTTTAGAGCGCGTGTTGCTGGCGCTATGGCAAACGCGTGAGATTCGCACTTTTAAACTCACCGTACAAGATGAGATTGAAAATGGCGCTGCGTATTTCCGCAATACCTTCTTACACGAATTACCGCGCCTTTATTTAGATTTAGAAGACAAACTGGCTGCGCTTTGTGAGCAAAATGTCAGTCTGCCTAATTTTATCCAGGTTGGCAGCTGGATTGGCGGTGATAGAGATGGTAATCCTTTTGTAACCGGTGATGTGTTGCGCTATGCGGTATCGCGTCAGTCTGGTATTGCACTGGATTACTACTATCAGCAGTGCATGAAGCTGGAAAACGAGTTATCGATGTCCACACGGATTGTGGAGGTTGATTCAGCACTGCAAGCGCTGGCCGATTCAGCCACAGACGAGAAAGATCGCAAATCGGAAGAGCCTTATCGCCTGGCGGTATCGGCAGTTCGGGCGCGTATTTTTGCGACGGCGGTTAAAATTGGTACTTTCCATCACCAGTTGCACGATGTGGCTAATGCGCCGGAATACTTTAATGCGCAAGAGTTACTCCATGATTTAGAAGTGATTGCTAGCTCATTAAAAACACATCATGCAGCAATCGTAGCAGGTGGGCGTTTGCGCCGCTTACAGCGTGCTGTATCGGTTTTTGCTTTTCACTTAGCGCCTGTCGATATGCGCCAGCACTCAGGCACACATGAAAAGGTCATTTCAGAGCTATTTACCCATGCCGGGCTTGAAGAATATGTGCGCTTGGATGAAGCATCGCGCCGCAAAGTGTTGCTGCGTGAGCTATCCAGTGCTCGTCCTTTGATGTCGCAATATGTTGAATACAGTAGCGATGTGCAAAAAGAGCTGGATATTTATCGTGCCGCCAGTGAAATTCAGGCGCGCTACGGCGAGGCCGTGCTGCCTAACTACATTATTTCTAACTGTGATTCGGTTTCGGATATGTTGGAAGTTGCGGTATTGATGAAAGAAGTAGGATTGGTGCAATTAGTGCCTAAGCTTTCTTCTAAAATTAATATCATTCCCTTATTCGAAACCATTCCTGATTTGCGCAGTGCTGGCCAGATTATGACCGAGCTGTTTGCAATTCCTCAGTGGCGCAGCCTTTTGGGCTGTCGTGGCGAAGTGCAGGAAGTGATGCTGGGTTATTCGGATTCGAATAAAGACGGTGGTTATCTCACTTCAAATTGGGAGTTATATAAAGCCGAGCTGACACTGGTTGACGTGTTTAAAGCCGCTGGCTTTAAGATGCGCCTGTTCCACGGCCGTGGTGGTACGGTAGGCCGTGGTGGTGGCCCGGCACATGATGCGATTCTGGCCCAGCCAGCGGGATCGGTGAATGGCCAGATCCGGATTACCGAGCAGGGTGAGGTGATTACGGCTAAGTACGCTGATCGTGAAGTAGGCCGCCGTAATCTAGAAATCCTGATTGCAGCAACGCTGGAGGCGAGTTTTCCAGAAGAAGCCCCGCCATCGAATGATGTGCAGGAACGCCGTCAGTTGATGGAAAAACTCAGTCTCTGTGCTTATCAGGCTTATCGTGATCTGGTTTATGCCACTCCTGATTTTATTACCTATTTCCGTGAAGCCACACCGATTAATGAGATTCCTAATCTGAATATCGGCTCTCGTCCGGCAGCGCGAAAGAGCACCAATAGCATCGGTGATTTACGCGCAATTCCTTGGGTATTCTCTTGGAGCCAGTGCCGCTTAATGTTGCCGGGTTGGTATGGTTTTGGCACGGCGATCAGCGAGTATCTTAAAGAATCGGGCGATGAAGGTTTGGCGCTCTTGCAGCAGCTCTACCACGACTGGCCATTCTTTAACTCAACGATCTCCAATATGGATATGGTGCTGGCTAAATCGGATATCGCTATTGCAGCCCGCTATTCAGAGCTGGTGCACGATCAAGAGCTGGCGCAACGTATTTTTGGTCGGATTAAAGCAGAATGGCAGTGCACGATCGATGCGGTGCAAGCCATCTCTAAACATGGCGAGCTGCTGGGGGATAACCCCATGCTGGCACGTAGCTTAGAAAACCGCCTGCCTTATCTAGACCCGCTGAACCACTTGCAAGTTGAACTGCTTAAACGCTTACGCAGTGGCGAAGTGAGTGAAGAAGTGCAGCACGCGGTGCATCTGACCATTAACGGGATTGCGGCCGGTTTGCGTAATAGTGGTTAA
- a CDS encoding PhzF family phenazine biosynthesis protein: MTLYPFHLINTFAERRLSGNPIVVFTPDEMPDEQTRQTLAFQMGVAETAFIAQTGTQVHVHSTQHALPFSVQAMLATAEATHPNESGLAAQAFKTNHGETWLLRQNERWWSQLATAHTRPAQHSNAEIAMTLGIAAGDIVGAPLFVDCGLEQLIVQVRSQQAVLQTSPQAASLAKLAESSKNLPQVAVWSNDGDHITLRFFSCDAFHVYEDFGAGTGAANIAGWLMASGQSAPFTLRIEQGLTIHRLISRLSVIHVDVDAQRNIRVGGNTHRVGGGTLEL; encoded by the coding sequence ATGACGCTTTATCCTTTTCACCTGATTAATACTTTTGCTGAACGCCGTTTAAGTGGAAACCCGATTGTGGTGTTTACCCCTGATGAGATGCCCGATGAGCAAACACGTCAGACACTGGCATTCCAAATGGGTGTAGCAGAAACCGCTTTTATTGCCCAAACTGGCACGCAAGTTCATGTGCACTCCACCCAGCACGCGCTGCCTTTTTCCGTGCAAGCCATGCTGGCCACTGCCGAAGCCACACACCCCAATGAATCGGGGCTAGCTGCCCAGGCATTTAAAACGAATCACGGTGAAACATGGCTATTACGCCAGAATGAGCGCTGGTGGAGCCAGCTCGCCACCGCGCATACCCGCCCGGCACAGCACAGTAATGCAGAAATTGCGATGACACTGGGGATTGCAGCAGGCGATATTGTTGGCGCGCCTTTATTTGTGGATTGCGGTCTAGAGCAACTGATTGTGCAGGTGCGATCTCAGCAAGCAGTACTACAAACTTCGCCCCAGGCTGCATCCTTGGCAAAACTGGCCGAATCAAGCAAAAATTTACCGCAGGTAGCGGTATGGAGTAATGACGGCGATCATATTACGCTCAGGTTTTTTTCCTGCGATGCCTTTCATGTGTACGAGGACTTTGGTGCAGGCACCGGCGCTGCCAATATTGCAGGTTGGCTGATGGCTTCAGGGCAAAGTGCCCCGTTTACATTACGCATCGAACAAGGCCTGACCATACATCGCTTAATCAGCCGGCTAAGCGTGATTCACGTTGACGTCGATGCACAGCGCAATATCCGCGTGGGCGGCAATACGCATCGGGTAGGCGGGGGAACGCTGGAGCTTTAA